The following coding sequences are from one Eleginops maclovinus isolate JMC-PN-2008 ecotype Puerto Natales chromosome 11, JC_Emac_rtc_rv5, whole genome shotgun sequence window:
- the rab38c gene encoding ras-related protein Rab-32 produces the protein MQQELLFKVLVIGDLGVGKTSIIKRYVHQIFSQHYRATIGVDFALKVLQWDNDTVIRLQLWDIAGQERYGNMTRVYYREAVGALVVFDVTRASTFDAVLKWKDDLDSKVTLNHGRPVPAVLLANKSDQLGSQQPKLDSFCRENGFVGWFETSAKENANIEEAARCLVENILNNEESPVVEREPASLILSGFTNTNKDPLNCSSCMKQ, from the exons ATGCAGCAGGAGCTTTTGTTCAAAGTGCTGGTCATTGGAGACCTGGGAGTGGGGAAAACGTCCATCATTAAGCGGTACGTGCATCAGATCTTCTCCCAGCACTACCGAGCCACCATCGGGGTGGACTTCGCCCTGAAGGTGCTGCAGTGGGACAACGACACTGTGATCCGGCTGCAGCTGTGGGACATAGCAG GGCAGGAGCGCTATGGGAACATGACTCGTGTCTATTATCGGGAGGCGGTGGGAGCTCTGGTGGTGTTTGACGTGACGAGGGCCTCAACGTTCGATGCCGTGTTGAAGTGGAAGGATGACCTGGACTCCAAG GTGACCCTGAACCATGGTAGGCCAGTTCCAGCGGTGCTCTTGGCCAATAAGTCCGACCAGCTGGGCTCCCAGCAGCCCAAACTGGACTCCTTCTGCAGGGAGAACGGATTCGTTGGCTGGTTTGAGACCTCTGCTAAG GAAAATGCTAACATCGAGGAGGCTGCGCGCTGCTTAGTGGAAAACATACTAAACAACGAGGAGAGCCCGGTGGTGGAGCGAGAGCCTGCCTCCCTCATCCTGTCTGGATTCACCAACACCAACAAGGATCCTCTCAACTGCTCATCATGTATGAAGCAGTGA
- the LOC134871568 gene encoding ras-related protein Rab-39B-like yields METIWLYQFRLIVIGDSTVGKSCLIRRFTEGRFAQVSDPTVGVDFFSRLVEIEPGKRIKLQIWDTAGQERFRSITRAYYRNSVGGLLLFDITNRRSFTNVHNWLEEAQSHVQPHNIVFLLVGHKCDLEAQRQVSQQEAEKLAGAYGMRYVETSARESINVEKAFVDLTRDIFALVQSGDIKIQDGWEGVKSGIVPNTVHSSEEVTKGNRQCYC; encoded by the exons ATGGAGACAATATGGCTTTATCAGTTTCGTCTGATCGTCATCGGAGACTCTACGGTGGGCAAGTCGTGTCTGATCCGGAGGTTTACTGAGGGCCGCTTCGCCCAGGTGTCCGACCCCACGGTGGGGGTGGACTTCTTCTCCCGCTTGGTGGAAATCGAGCCGGGCAAAAGAATCAAACTGCAGATCTGGGACACTGCGGGACAGGAGAGGTTCAG GTCCATCACCAGAGCGTACTACCGTAACTCAGTGGGCGGGCTCTTACTCTTTGATATCACAAACCGCCGCTCCTTCACAAATGTCCACAACTGGCTGGAGGAGGCCCAGAGCCACGTCCAGCCGCACAACATCGTCTTCCTGCTGGTCGGGCACAAGTGTGACCTGGAGGCTCAGCGGCAGGTGAGCCAGCAGGAGGCGGAGAAACTGGCGGGGGCGTACGGGATGCGTTACGTGGAGACATCAGCACGAGAATCCATCAATGTTGAGAAG gcGTTTGTGGATCTGACGAGGGACATCTTTGCGCTGGTACAGAGCGGAGACATCAAGATCCAGGATGGCTGGGAGGGCGTAAAGAGTGGAATTGTCCCCAACACCGTCCACTCCTCAGAGGAGGTCACCAAGGGCAACCGACAGTGCTACTGCTGA
- the slc7a3a gene encoding cationic amino acid transporter 3a: MAHKLATFGKILLRRRALDCSGEETRFARCLSTLDLIALGVGSTLGAGVYVLAGEVAREKAGPAIVLCFLIAALSSMLAGLCYAEFGARVPKTGSAYLYSYVTVGEIWAFITGWNLILSYVIGTASVARAWSSTFDSLVEQKISGFFKASMTMKVPGNVLADYPDLFALILVLLLSGLLAFGVNESALVNKIFTGVNLVVLGFVIISGFVKGDSANWNLTEEDYVSYINSSNSTQTLKVDEEFGVGGFAPFGLTGVLSGAATCFYAFVGFDCIATTSEEAKNPMRSIPVGIVASLLICFFAYFGVSAALTLMMPYYQLNRQSPLPEAFSYVGWSPARYIVAVGSLCALSTSLLGSMFPMPRVIYAMAEDGLLFRILSRMNERTKTPLLATIASGVVAALMAFLFDLAALVDLMSIGTLLAYSLVAICVLILRYQPGRLNSSSQTEKLVEMVEGEKVAVSGRDSGDEYGMETEEKPLRETFTLKLLFCPSGKLPTQTSGNIVYATTATISIFITVLCVILANCLGELLAGHAAVLVPCVILTLLCAVCVVIIWRQPESKEALTFKVPLLPWLPLFSVFVNIYLMMQLDQGTWLRFAVWMLIGFAIYFFYGIKNSSEAARRASPRKYEPALQTKSPIYKGAPDDSDVEGGSSP; encoded by the exons ATGGCCCACAAGCTGGCCACCTTTGGCAAAATCCTGCTGCGTCGCCGGGCATTGGACTGCTCCGGTGAAGAGACCAGATTCGCCCGCTGCCTATCCACCCTGGACCTCATCGCCTTGGGGGTCGGCTCCACCCTCGGCGCTGGTGTCTACGTCCTCGCCGGTGAGGTTGCCCGAGAAAAGGCGGGACCGGCCATTGTCCTCTGCTTCCTCATCGCTGCTCTGTCCTCCATGTTGGCCGGCCTGTGCTATGCTGAGTTTGGCGCCCGTGTCCCCAAAACAGGCTCTGCGTACCTTTACAGCTACGTGACAGTGGGAGAAATCTGGGCCTTCATCACAGGGTGGAACCTCATCCTCTCCTATGTGATAG GTACGGCCAGTGTGGCCAGGGCGTGGAGCTCAACATTTGATAGCTTGGTTGAGCAAAAGATCTCTGGCTTCTTCAAAGCTTCCATGACTATGAAGGTGCCAGGCAATGTGCTGGCAGATTACCCGGACCTGTTCGCCCTCATCCTGGTCCTGCTGCTCTCTG GACTTCTGGCCTTCGGTGTGAACGAGTCTGCTCTGGTGAATAAGATCTTCACGGGCGTCAATCTGGTGGTCCTGGGCTTCGTTATCATCTCCGGCTTTGTTAAGGGGGACTCGGCCAACTGGAACCTGACGGAGGAAGACTACGTCAGCTACATAAACAGCTCCAACAGCACTCAGACTCTCAA AGTTGATGAGGAGTTCGGCGTGGGCGGCTTTGCTCCGTTTGGTCTGACTGGAGTCCTGTCTGGTGCCGCCACCTGCTTCTACGCCTTTGTGGGCTTTGACTGCATTGCAACAACTA GCGAAGAGGCAAAGAACCCGATGCGCTCCATTCCTGTTGGCATCGTGGCCTCGCTGCTGATCTGTTTCTTCGCTTACTTCGGTGTGTCCGCCGCTCTGACGCTCATGATGCCGTACTACCAGCTGAACAGACAGAGTCCTCTACCCGAGGCCTTCAGCTACGTCGGCTGGTCTCCCGCCAGATACATCGTGGCTGTGGGCTCCCTCTGCGCTCTGTCCACCAG TCTCCTAGGCTCTATGTTCCCGATGCCCCGCGTGATTTACGCCATGGCGGAGGACGGCCTGCTGTTCCGTATTTTATCCAGGATGAACGAACGCACAAAGACGCCTCTCCTGGCTACCATCGCTTCTGGTGTTGTTGCAG CTCTGATGGCCTTCCTGTTTGACCTGGCAGCACTGGTGGACCTCATGTCTATTGGAACTCTGTTGGCGTACTCTTTAGTGGCCATCTGCGTCCTCATCCTCAG gtACCAGCCCGGCAGACTGAATTCCTCCAGCCAGACGGAGAAGCTGGTGGAGATGGTGGAAGGGGAGAAGGTGGCCGTGAGCGGAAGAGACAGTGGTGACGAGTATGGCATGGAGACGGAGGAGAAACCACTTCGGGAGACTTTCACCCTCAAGCTGCTCTTCTGCCCGAGCGGAAAGCTCCCAACGCAGACGTCCGGGAACATCGTATACGCCACCACTGCTACAATCT CCATTTTTATCACTGTACTCTGCGTTATCCTGGCTAACTGTCTCGGAGAGCTGCTGGCCGGACATGCAGCCGTCTTGGTGCCATGTGTCATCTTGACTTTACTCTGCGCAGTCTGTGTCGTCATCATCTGGAGGCAGCCCGAGAGCAAAGAGGCTCTCACCTTCAAG GTCCCTCTGCTCCCCTGGTTGCCGCTGTTCAGTGTTTTCGTCAACATCTACCTCATGATGCAGCTGGACCAAGGAACATGGTTGCGCTTCGCCGTCTGGATGCTTATCG GTTTCGCCATCTATTTCTTCTATGGTATTAAGAACAGCAGCGAAGCAGCCAGAAGGGCGTCCCCACGCAAATACGAGCCCGCGCTGCAGACCAAGAGCCCTATCTACAAGGGTGCTCCCGACGACAGCGACGTGGAAGGAGGCAGCAGCCCATGA